One genomic window of Candidatus Trichorickettsia mobilis includes the following:
- a CDS encoding Na+/H+ antiporter NhaA: protein MVLRIYQFSYQAFFSFFYLEQSLESIVKDILMVIFFSYIGMELRYEFHEGSLSDKRQVVLPLVAAIGWMVVPAVLYLLININYRKTIRVLPFLALPILHLQFVCLT from the coding sequence TTGGTATTACGAATTTATCAGTTCTCCTATCAAGCTTTCTTCAGTTTTTTTTACCTAGAACAATCATTAGAGTCGATTGTAAAAGATATATTAATGGTAATTTTTTTCTCTTACATCGGTATGGAATTAAGGTATGAATTTCACGAAGGATCTTTATCCGACAAAAGACAAGTAGTATTACCTCTTGTGGCAGCAATAGGCTGGATGGTTGTACCGGCAGTGCTCTACCTTTTAATTAACATAAACTATCGGAAAACTATCCGGGTTTTGCCGTTCCTTGCGCTACCGATATTGCATTTGCAATTTGTTTGTTTAACTTAA
- a CDS encoding Na+/H+ antiporter NhaA, with translation MSIAIFDDLGAIIIIAIFYSSDFNLL, from the coding sequence TTGTCTATTGCTATATTTGATGATTTAGGAGCAATTATCATTATTGCAATTTTTTATAGCTCAGACTTTAATTTGTTATAG